The genomic window AACCTGTACGCAGATAAACGGTATCAATGGTCCCCACGCCGTCGAGTATTAGCCTTTGCTGTGCGCCGGTGGTGAGTTGCCCTTGCAGTTCACTCAAGGTCCTGCGTAGGGTCTGTATTCCTTTTTGCTGCAGCGCGAGTTCGAGTAAATGCTGATCAAACACATTGTCTTCATCTTCTTGCACTAGCATCAAAAATCTTGCCGGTCCTGAATCTTCAAATTCCTGTTTTATCTTAAAGGTTGCTGTTGCTATGCCGACGGATAATTGTTCAATAGCATGATTCTCAACCAGTACCCCCTTAGGTTGTATAGACCATTGCTGCTGTAAATAGCGATGAAGTTGATGGGCCCGCTGACCAAAGGGGCCCATGCCAGCCGCTATGCCATTAAACTCCACCAGTTTGGGTCCTAAGTCCCGATCGTCCATAAAGTCGCTACGCATAATAAGCAGTGGCATTCTTGGGGCTGGGGTGCCAGAGCTATTTGTAGAGCTATGTGCAGAGCCATGCAACTGTTGATGCGCTTTCAATAGCGCGGCAAAGAAGGGATCGCTTGCTGTAATAGGTTGAATAGCATCAACTAAAAAGGCATGTGCTTCAGACACATAATGGATAAGTTTACCCAGTGGCTCCACCGCACTTTTGAGATATTGATAGTGTGCTTTACTGATTAAACTGGGCGTTAGGGTAAATGGGGTGTGGCGGACAGAATACGCGGTTTCTTTAAAGGCCATCCCATGGGTTAGCGCCCATTCTATGGCATCATCTTTGGCTGCTAGTGGCACAGTTAAACTCATGTTGATTCTCTTAAACTGACAGCGTTTATTGGCAATACCTGTCTTTGCATTTGTAGGGGGTAGCCCTAAGGCACTCACTTTAAGGGCATATAGTGAGTGCCACATCGAACTAGATCATTATTTTGTGTATTAGCTAAAGAGATAGGTTTGTGTATTAGCTAAAGAGATAGCTATACAGAAACCCTGCGCCCACAGCCATGCCTAAAATAACGCTGAGAAATGCGGCAATCATCTGACCTTTAAAAATGGCTTTAAGTAATATGACTTCGGTCAAACTTGCTCCGGCACTCCCTATGATCAATGCCATTACTGAGCCCATCGCCATGCCTTTTTGGATTAACGCAGCGCTGAGTGGGATAACCGCTTCTGCGCGAATATAGAGTGGGATCCCAATTAATGCGGCAATGGGGATCGCATACCATGTGGCTTCTCCAGCATACTGAACGATTAACTCCGTTGGCATAAATCCGTAGATCATTGAACCCAATAGCACACCGATAAACAGATAGGGCTGCACTTGTTTGAAGTCCTTCCAAGTGGCGCGCCAAACCTTTACCCAGCGGCTCTGAGGTTTGTTTTGCGGCGCGGTTTGGGAAGGGCAACACGAAGTTGCAATAGGCTCAGCTTGAGTAGCGCAACACAAGGTCACCGCGGGGGCGGTTTTACTATCACAACATGCGCTGACAATGGGTGCGGGGTTTACCTCGCAACCGCTACTCGCGGTCGGTGACGGTTTAGTATCGCAACATGAAGCAGCTGTGGCTGTATCTGCCTGAGCATAGGCCTCCTGACGTACATATTGTTCAAATCCGAGTTTTTCCAGCAAGTAACCTGCTATTACGGATACGCCCAGAGCGACCGTAAAATAAAATAGCGCGACCTTAAACCCAAAGGTGACCACAAAAAGCCCGATAATCACCGGATTAAGTAATGGGCTGGCAAATAGGAATACCATCATAGGGCCAAATCCCGCACGGGCCCTGAGTAAACCTTTTAAGAATGGAATAGTGGAGCAGGAGCAAAAGGGGGTGATAGACCCAAGCAAGGCGGCCACTATATAGCCTCGACCATGGCGGGAACTTAATATGGATTGCACTTTTTGCGGGGTGATAAATTCTTGCAGCATACCGACGAGGTAGCTTATGGCAAGAAATAACAAGGTTAGCTCAAATGCAAGAAAGACGAACATATTGACCGTTTCTTTCAGCATAGTGATAGTTTCGGGAGTCATTTTTTATCTCTCTTGAATTCATTTCGATTATTCCGGAATAATAGTGATTGAGTGGGATTATTTCAACACTTAATTTCTGGAAATGTGGAAATATTTAGAATGGGATTAAACGTGATCCTCAGTAAGCCCTGTAGGCTAAGTTCTTCCCTAGGCTGTTTGCCCTTCATTTTGACGTCGCTCGGGAATAGATATTTCTGGTATTATCGAATAACTTAACAAAGGACTCTGAAATCACAGTACCGATATGAATACAGAAAATGCAGCTAAAGTATTGAAGGAGCTAGGGCATCCCACTCGTCTTGCCCTATTCAGAATATTGGTAAAAGGCGGCTATGGGGGCGTTGCCGTGGGGCAATTACAGGAAGCATTACAGATCCCAGGTTCAACACTCTCGCACCATATTAGCGCCTTAATGTCGGCCGGCATTATCTCCCAGCGGCGTGAGGGCAGAGTGTTATATTGCGTGCCTGACTATGAATTATTACAGGGAC from Shewanella putrefaciens includes these protein-coding regions:
- a CDS encoding glutathione synthase, with protein sequence MSLTVPLAAKDDAIEWALTHGMAFKETAYSVRHTPFTLTPSLISKAHYQYLKSAVEPLGKLIHYVSEAHAFLVDAIQPITASDPFFAALLKAHQQLHGSAHSSTNSSGTPAPRMPLLIMRSDFMDDRDLGPKLVEFNGIAAGMGPFGQRAHQLHRYLQQQWSIQPKGVLVENHAIEQLSVGIATATFKIKQEFEDSGPARFLMLVQEDEDNVFDQHLLELALQQKGIQTLRRTLSELQGQLTTGAQQRLILDGVGTIDTVYLRTGYQFADYATVDINGNRDYQALMEIRVLLEQHRIALNATLGQQLATSKRMQMLLSTMDEQSLTQFGLTQPEASMVKSLLGEMRPVTAQSPQLIAESPIDTWVLKNQGEGGGHCIFGADILPKLAELEPAQYPVWSLMRRLHPRPRATQALVVRDGEIHIIDDLIPEIGMFSVHYDGIAAVNDKTHAESPSYAGYLIRSKSAKVTEGGVHSGQGVLDSLMFSDQYLRVCDET
- a CDS encoding permease, with translation MTPETITMLKETVNMFVFLAFELTLLFLAISYLVGMLQEFITPQKVQSILSSRHGRGYIVAALLGSITPFCSCSTIPFLKGLLRARAGFGPMMVFLFASPLLNPVIIGLFVVTFGFKVALFYFTVALGVSVIAGYLLEKLGFEQYVRQEAYAQADTATAASCCDTKPSPTASSGCEVNPAPIVSACCDSKTAPAVTLCCATQAEPIATSCCPSQTAPQNKPQSRWVKVWRATWKDFKQVQPYLFIGVLLGSMIYGFMPTELIVQYAGEATWYAIPIAALIGIPLYIRAEAVIPLSAALIQKGMAMGSVMALIIGSAGASLTEVILLKAIFKGQMIAAFLSVILGMAVGAGFLYSYLFS
- a CDS encoding ArsR/SmtB family transcription factor codes for the protein MNTENAAKVLKELGHPTRLALFRILVKGGYGGVAVGQLQEALQIPGSTLSHHISALMSAGIISQRREGRVLYCVPDYELLQGLVHFLQDQCCSEQ